From the Iodobacter fluviatilis genome, one window contains:
- a CDS encoding type 1 glutamine amidotransferase, with the protein MKPIAICRHEAIQGPGYLQAFLEKHAIPYRVFAIDAGDTPPRCAAEFSGVVVLGSNAGVNDGLAWIKREEALLKDALRLERPILGHCFGGQLLSKSLGGQVRRNTVPQIGWGKVLVTKFDESRHWMGEKRELDMFHWHFDTFEVPRGAKRTLFGYYCMNKGFALGPHLGLQSHLEVTAQSIRQWCAEDRQVLQQWQGQSSVQSEAQILHHLDEKVAALHQTADHVYEQWLCGISGVLHAHFRQPKRPHGGEGWLEVLKR; encoded by the coding sequence GTGAAACCCATTGCAATCTGTCGTCATGAAGCTATTCAGGGGCCGGGTTATTTACAGGCTTTTTTAGAAAAGCATGCTATTCCTTACCGTGTATTTGCGATTGATGCGGGGGATACGCCTCCTCGTTGTGCTGCCGAATTTAGCGGCGTGGTGGTTTTAGGCTCCAATGCGGGGGTGAACGATGGTCTAGCCTGGATTAAAAGAGAGGAGGCTCTGCTTAAGGATGCTTTAAGGCTGGAGCGCCCGATTCTTGGCCATTGCTTTGGCGGGCAGCTGTTATCCAAAAGCCTGGGGGGCCAAGTACGTCGTAATACGGTGCCGCAAATCGGCTGGGGCAAGGTGCTGGTGACCAAGTTTGATGAGTCGCGCCACTGGATGGGAGAGAAGCGTGAGCTGGATATGTTTCACTGGCACTTCGATACCTTTGAAGTGCCGCGCGGCGCTAAGCGCACCCTGTTTGGCTATTACTGCATGAATAAAGGCTTTGCACTGGGCCCGCATCTGGGCTTGCAATCGCATCTGGAAGTTACGGCGCAAAGTATTCGCCAATGGTGCGCTGAGGACAGACAAGTGTTGCAGCAGTGGCAGGGGCAAAGCTCGGTGCAAAGCGAGGCGCAGATTCTGCATCATCTGGATGAAAAAGTAGCCGCCCTGCATCAAACTGCCGATCATGTTTATGAACAATGGTTGTGCGGTATTTCTGGTGTATTGCATGCACACTTTCGCCAGCCGAAACGCCCGCATGGTGGTGAGGGATGGCTGGAGGTTTTGAAGCGTTAG
- a CDS encoding gamma-glutamyl-gamma-aminobutyrate hydrolase family protein, with translation MTQPVIGIPCCRWWLKDSHFFHLAGEKYIHAALAAGGIPLLIPALGDASQIAQILSTIDGLLLTGSQSNIEPQHYHGKLLEDDFNDPQRDATTLPLIRAAVALDIPVFGICRGAQEMNVAFGGTLEQAVHQQSGMLDHREKDGSTDEMYEEAHDIQLVAGGLLEQLYGQSTARVNSLHHQGVAKLADKLQAEALAPDGLIEAFSVKNTAFAIAVQWHPEWKFQNNPLSLALLAGFGAACKKRHLARMLNQ, from the coding sequence ATGACTCAGCCTGTTATCGGTATTCCATGCTGTCGCTGGTGGTTAAAAGACAGCCATTTTTTTCACCTTGCGGGTGAGAAATATATCCATGCGGCACTGGCGGCGGGGGGTATTCCACTGCTGATTCCCGCCCTTGGGGACGCCAGCCAAATTGCGCAAATATTAAGCACCATTGATGGCCTGCTACTGACCGGAAGCCAATCCAATATCGAGCCACAGCACTACCACGGCAAGCTCTTAGAAGATGATTTTAACGACCCGCAAAGAGACGCCACCACCCTGCCACTGATCCGTGCGGCAGTGGCTCTGGACATCCCAGTATTTGGGATCTGCCGGGGAGCACAGGAAATGAATGTGGCCTTTGGCGGCACGCTAGAGCAAGCCGTCCACCAGCAAAGCGGCATGCTGGATCACCGTGAAAAAGACGGCAGCACCGATGAAATGTACGAGGAAGCACACGATATTCAGCTGGTAGCAGGAGGCCTGCTGGAGCAACTCTATGGCCAGAGCACCGCCAGAGTGAATTCACTGCACCACCAAGGCGTTGCCAAGCTCGCCGACAAACTGCAAGCCGAAGCCCTCGCCCCCGATGGCCTGATCGAAGCCTTCAGCGTCAAAAACACCGCCTTCGCAATTGCAGTGCAATGGCACCCAGAGTGGAAATTCCAAAACAACCCGCTGTCCCTCGCCCTGCTCGCAGGCTTTGGCGCAGCCTGCAAAAAACGCCACTTGGCAAGGATGCTGAATCAATAG
- a CDS encoding cupin domain-containing protein: MDVGARLKVVRGRFALSQRELAKRAGMTNATVSLIEQNRVSPSISSLKKLLEGFPMSLAEFFTFEQESTVPSYIFPAGTQPNLGNAAVQMHLIGSGVRDRQIGLLREQYQPGADTGSEMLQHEGQECGVLVSGQMELTIDGQVHLLQAGDGYYFPSNLPHRFRNIGDGAAEVISANTPSSF; encoded by the coding sequence ATGGATGTTGGGGCAAGGCTTAAAGTAGTGCGGGGCCGGTTTGCTTTATCTCAGCGCGAATTAGCCAAGCGGGCGGGGATGACCAATGCCACTGTGTCTTTGATCGAGCAAAATCGGGTTAGCCCATCGATTAGCTCATTAAAAAAGCTGCTGGAAGGGTTTCCAATGTCTCTTGCTGAGTTTTTTACTTTTGAGCAAGAAAGCACCGTGCCCAGCTATATTTTTCCTGCTGGTACTCAGCCCAATTTAGGTAATGCGGCTGTGCAAATGCATTTAATTGGCTCAGGGGTTAGGGATAGGCAAATTGGCCTGCTGCGCGAGCAATATCAGCCGGGGGCCGATACCGGCAGTGAGATGCTGCAGCATGAGGGGCAGGAGTGTGGGGTGCTGGTCAGCGGCCAGATGGAGCTGACCATAGATGGCCAGGTACATCTTTTGCAAGCGGGGGACGGCTATTATTTCCCCAGCAACTTGCCGCATCGCTTCCGCAATATCGGTGATGGCGCTGCCGAAGTGATCAGCGCCAATACGCCGAGTTCTTTTTAA
- a CDS encoding LysE family transporter, translating into MNEIFAVALITILAVISPGADFAMVTRNSYLYGRKAGLLAALGIALGVQIHVMYTMLGVGLIISQSPALFTVIKIAGALYLIYIGYKTFTSKSKLNLDLSADTGLSPFAALRNGFLTNALNPKTTLFVVSTYTQVINPSTPLTQQIAYGLFMSLAHGVWFSLVALFFSHPTLRSAMISGQSLLNKIIGSALLGLGAALAFTPLTH; encoded by the coding sequence ATGAATGAAATTTTTGCCGTCGCTCTTATCACCATTCTGGCCGTTATCAGCCCCGGCGCTGATTTTGCAATGGTCACTCGTAACAGCTATCTCTATGGCCGAAAAGCCGGTTTATTGGCCGCACTAGGAATTGCCTTGGGCGTACAAATCCATGTGATGTACACCATGCTGGGAGTGGGGCTAATCATTTCACAATCGCCAGCATTGTTTACGGTGATCAAAATAGCCGGTGCTCTTTACTTGATTTATATCGGCTACAAAACCTTTACCAGCAAAAGTAAGCTCAATTTAGATTTAAGCGCTGATACGGGTTTAAGCCCTTTTGCTGCATTAAGAAACGGCTTTCTAACTAATGCGCTTAACCCTAAAACCACGCTTTTTGTAGTGAGCACCTACACCCAAGTTATCAACCCAAGCACCCCACTGACGCAGCAAATTGCCTATGGCTTATTTATGTCTCTAGCGCACGGCGTTTGGTTTTCGCTGGTGGCGCTGTTTTTCTCTCACCCAACCTTAAGATCCGCCATGATTAGTGGGCAAAGCCTGCTCAATAAAATCATCGGCAGTGCCCTGCTTGGGCTGGGAGCAGCGCTTGCCTTTACCCCGCTCACTCATTAA